The stretch of DNA TACAAGATGAATTATATGGAAATAAATTATTAAAATTAGTTCAAGAATATAATAATTTTAAAAAATTAACAAAATACTTAAAATCTCGTTTTACATTTAAAATATTACATTCTTTGTTATATAATTTTCAATTAAAAAAATTAGATTCTTATGAAAATGTTAATTTATGGTTAAATAATTTTATTTTATATTTAAATAATAAATTTACTAATATTAAATATTCTGGTTATATTATAAAAAATTTAGAATTAAATATTTTTGAACCAGTAATTTATGAAAATAAATATGGTAATAAAAGTGAATATTTTTTAAATAAAAATTTTATTGATAGTGACGAATATCATCATATTTGTTTTTTAGGAAAAAAATTAAATTTACTTAAAAAAAATCAAATTTATCTTATAAAAAAAAATGAAAAATATAAATATATAACTTGTTTTGAAGACGGTTTAAAATGGTTGTTTAAAGAGTCTAAAAAAAGTTTTACTATTCAAAGATATAAAGGATTAGGAGAAATGAATCCTAGTCAATTATGGGAAACAACAATGAATCCTTTAACTAGAAATATGTTAAAAGTTACTATAAAAGATGCAATTAGTGCAGATAAATTATTTTCTACATTAATGGGAGATGAAGTGGAACCAAGAAGATTATTCATTAAAAATAATGCTTTAAAAGTAATAAATATTGATATTTAAAATAAATAATTAAATATTAATAAAAAATATAATTTAAAATTATTTTTATTTTTTTATAAAATAGCAGAAACAGATAATATGTAACTGCTATTAATTTTTAATTGAATATTTATTTAATAAAATTATTTATTAATATTTAATATTTATAGGTTTAATTTTTAAAGAATGAAATTCTTGATTTTCAAGTTGTTCATAATTATTTAAAATTTCTTTATTTATTAATCCTTGTTCAATTTCTCTTAATGCTAAAACTGTTGTTTTATCATTTTCTTTAGATAATAAAGGACTTTTACCTCTTATTTGTATTTGTCTTGCTCTTTTTGCAGCTATAAGAATTAAATCAAAACGATTACCAATTTTTTTTATTGCATTTTCTACAGTTAATCTAGCCATTTTTAACCTATATATAAAAAATATAATATAAAACAAATGAAAAATTTATTCTTTTAATAATTTTTTAATAAGTTTGTTATATATATTAAATTGTATTTTTGTTTTTAAGTGTTCTGCATAAATAATATTTTTTAAATCAAAAATTGCATCATGAATATGATTATTAATAATTAAATAATCATATTCATGAAAATGATATATTTCTTTTTTTGATTGTAACATACGTTGATTAATTATATCTATATGATCTTTTCCTCTAATATATAATCTTCTATGTAATTCATTTATTGATGGAGGTAATATAAATATACTACAAACTTGAGTTTTTTTTTTTCTAACTTGCATAGCTCCTTGCCAATCGATATTTAAAAAAACATCTATATTATTTTTTAAAAAATTATCAATATTTTTTTTAGAAGTACCGTAATAATTTCCAAAAACTTTTGCATATTCTAAAAATTCATTATTTATTATCATTTTTTTAAATTTTTTTTTTGATATAAAATAATAATCTTTACCATTTATTTCACCTATACGTTTCATTCTAGTTGTATAAGAAATTGATAATTTTATATTAAATTTTAAAATATTATTTTTTAATAATAATTGTAAAAGTAAAGATTTACCGGTACCACTAGGTGCTGAAATAATAAATAAGTTTCCTGTAGTCATAATTCATTTAAATAAATATTAATATATAAAAATTATAATTTTTCTATAGAATATTATTTGTGAATAATATTAATTATACATATTAAAATCCTGAAATTGTCATTTCAGATATAAGAATAGATCCACATTGTATAGAATTTTTTTTTTCAATATCATTACTAATTTCTAAAATAGATAACCATATTTTTTTTAGGTTTGAAGATATTGTAATTTCACTTACTGGAAATTTTATTTTTCCATTTTCAACCCAAAAACCACATACTCCACGAGAATAGTCTCCTGTAATACTATTAATTCCATCTGACATTAATTCTGTTACAATTAATCCCTTATTCATTTTTTTTATTAAAGTATTATAATTTATATAATTTTTACTATTAATATACCAATTATATATTCCTCCAGCATGTCCATTATTTTCAATATTTAATTTATTTGCTGTATAATTATTTAATAACCATTTTTTTAATATCCCATTTTTTACTATCATTGTTTTTTTTGTACGTACTCCTTCATTATCAAATGGTCTAGATCCTAAACCTTTTAAAACATGAGGATCTTCTATAATATTTAACCATTCTGGAAAAATCATTTTATTTAATGAATTAAATAAAAATGTTAGTTTTTGATAAATATGATATCCATTAATTAATTCAGCTAAATGTTTAAATAAAGAAAATGCTATTTCACTTGAAAAAATTATTGGAGATTTTTGAGTTTTTATTTTACAAGATCCTAATTTATTTAATGATTTTTGTGCACTATCTTTACCTAATTTTTCAGCAGGATATAAATCTATAATAGATCTTGAGATAGAATATGAATAATTACATTCCATTTTATTATTTTCTTTAGCTATAACAGAAAGATATAACGAATAATATGTAGAAATATAACTCTGTAATATTCCTAAACTATTTGCAAATATATGAATCACTGCAAAACTATTAAAATCACCTCCATTACTAGTAATAATACGTTTATCCATATTTAATGCAATTTCTTCACTTTCTTTAAGTAAAAGAATACATTTTGTTTTATTTATTTTAGAAATATGAAAAAGATTTAAATCAATATTATCTGATATTAATAATTTATATTTAGGCAATCCTAAACATATATCATATGACGTATAATTACTTAAATTTACTGCGTAATTTATTGTATTTTTTATATTATTTATAGATAAATTATTAGTTTCAGCATAACCTTTTTGATAATTTTTATATACATTAATAAAAAATGATTCATTTTTATAAAATTCTGATATTTTTATCATACCATAACGAATATGAGTATTAAAACCAATTATTTTTTTAATTGTTATTTCAAAATTTTTAATTTCTTTTTTAGCTAATATTGTAAAATCTAACATTTTAGATTCTAAAATATTACGTTCTTCTATAATTGTAGAAAATATTTCCATTTGTTTTTTTTCTATTTATATTTTAATATTATTAATTATATATTACTCTTTGACATATTTAATAAATTTTTGTTATTATTTAATAATTCATTATTTTATGATTTAAAAAATATATTATGAACTTAAATAAAGTGTCTTCTGGTAATAAAGTACCAGATGATATTAATGTTATTATTGAAATATCTTCTAATTCAAAACCAATAAAATATGAAGTAGATAAAAAATCAGGAATATTATTTGTTAATCGTTTTATTTCTACAACAATGTTTTATCCTTGTAATTATGGTTATATAAATAATACGTTATCTTTAGATGGTGATCCTTTAGATGTATTAGTACCTACTCAATATCCTATTTTACCTGGATCTGTGATTAGATGTCGTCCTATTGGTATATTAAATATGACAGATGAATCTGGAGAAGATATTAAAATAATAGCTGTTCCACATAAAAAAATTTCTCAAGAATATAATAATATTAATGATATTAATGATTTATCTATTTTTTTAAAAAAACAAATAACTCATTTTTTTAAACATTATAAAGATTTAGAAGATGGAAAATGGGTTAAAATTGATAAATGGTATAATATAGATATTGCTAAAAAAGAAATTTTATTTTCTATTAGTAGATTTAAAAAAAAATATTTATAAATTTTTAAGTATTTATTTATATATTTATTTTTTAAAAAATATTTATTTATAATATTTTAAGTAACTGAATAATTTTATAATAATTAAATAATATTTATATATAAATATTATTTAATTATTATTAATTTTATTTATAAAAAATATTAAATACTATTAATTTTTTAAAATAAAAAAAATTTTATAGAATTAATATAATTTAAATTTAATTAAAATTTTTTTTAAATTTAATTTTATTAGTTATAAATATTATTTATTTTAAATGCTAAAATTCTTGGAATAAGAATGAATGTAAAATATATTTTTTTTATTACTGGAGGAGTAACTTTTTCTCTAGGTAAAGGAATTACTATAGCTTCATTAGCTTCTTCTATTCTTAAAAATAGAGGATTAAAAATAACTATAATTAAATTAGATTTTTATCTTAATACTTCTATTAATCCTACGTAACATGGAGAAATATTTGTTACTAGTGATGGATGGTACTGAAACTGATCTAGATCTTGGACATTAAGAAAAATTTATAACAACTAGAATGTTTCGTTATAATAACTTTACTGCTGGTTACATATATTTTGAAGTCTTAAAAAAAGAAAGACAAGGAAATTATCTTGGATTAACAATTTAAGTAATTCCTCATATCACTAATACTATTAAAAAAAATATAACTAATTTAGGAAATAAAAAATATGATATAATATTAGTAGAAGTTGGAGGTATAGTTGGAGATATAGAATCTTTATCTTTTCTTAAAGCTATTCATTAAATAGCAGTTAATATAGAAAAAGATAAAATAATTTATATTCACTTAACTTTATTACCATATATAAAAACTATTAGAGAAATGCAAACAAAACCAACACAACATTCTGTTAAAAAATTATTATTAATAGTAATTCAACCAGATTTATTAATTTGTCGATCAAATTATTTAATAACTAATCTTGAAAAAAACAAAAATTGCATCATTTTATAATTTATCAAAACAAGTAATCATTTATTTTAAAAATGTTAGTTCTATATATAAAATAACTATTTTACTTAAAAAACAAGGTTTAGATAATTATTTATATAATAAATTTAAATTTAATTTTCCAAATACTAAACTTACTAAATGTAATACAATAATTAATATAGAATTAAATTCAAAAGGATATGTTAATATAAGTATATTAGGAAAATATACTAAATTAATAGATACATATAAATCAGTAATAGAAGCATTAAAACATGTAGGATTTAAAAAAATCAAGTTCATGTAAATATTAAATTAATTAGTTCTGAATGAATATAAATAGAAGGAATAAATATTTTAAATAAATCTGATGGTATTTTAATTTCTGGAGACTTTTGTTCTAGAGGTATTCAGGTAAAATTAAAAACAGTACAATATGAAAGAAAAAAAAATATTCCTTATTTTGGAATATATTTAGGTATTCATATAGCTTTAATTAAATTTGTACGTAATATTATTGGTATAATTAATACTGATTCGGCTAAATTTAATTCAAATTATAAAAATTTTATTATAAAATTAATTAGAAAAAATAAAAATAATTATTTAAATATAAAAAAATTACAGGTAAAAATAAGATTAGGAAACCAAAAGTATAAATTAAATAAATTTAGTTTATTATATCAATTTTATAAATCTAACTTTATTATTGAAATATATCGTCATAAATATAAAGTAAATAATTCATTAATTAATAAACTAACTAAATGTGGTTTATTAATAGCAGAAAGATTAATAGATCAATTATTTATTAAAATTATTGAAATTCCTAGTAATCCATGGTTTATTGGTTGTCAATTTCATTCAGAATTTATTTATAATCCTCATAATGGACATCCATTATTTATAGGATTCATTAAAGCAGCTAATAAAAAAAAACCTAAATTAAATTTTTAAATAGGATAAAAAATGTCTAAAATAAAAAAAATTATTGGTAGAGAAATAATAGACTCTAGAGGTAATCCAACTGTTGAAGCAGAAGTACAATTAAATAATGGATCTATTGGTATAGCTTCTGTTCCATCTGGAGCTTCAATTGGTTCAAAAGAAGCAGTAGAATTACGTGATAACGATAAAAATCGTTTTTTAGGTAAAGGTGTTTTAAAAGCTATTAATTCAATTAATAAATATATAAATAAAATTTTAATAAATCAAGATTCTTTAGATCAAATTAATATTGATAATCTTATGATTAATTTAGATGGTACAGAAAAAAAATCTATTCTTGGAGCAAATGCTATTTTAGCTGTATCATTAGCAAACGCTAGAGCAGCTTCTATTTTTAAAAAAATTCCTTTATATCAATATATATCTGATATAAATGGAACATCTAATGATTTTACAATGCCATTACCAATGATTAATATTATTAATGGAGGAAAACATGCAGATAATAATCTTGATATTCAAGAATTTATGATACAACCTGTTTGTGCAAAAAATATAAAAGAAGCAATTCAAATTGGATCAGAAATTTTTCATCATTTATATAAAGTATTAAAATCTTATAAATTAATTACTTCTGTAGGAGATGAAGGTGGTTTTGCACCAAATTTAAATAAAAATAGTGATGCATTTGATATTATTTCTGAAGCTATAAAAAATTCTGGATTTATTTTAGGAAAAGATATTACTTTTGCTATTGATTGTGCTGCTTCTGAATTATTTCATAATAAAAAATATTATTTAAAAGGTGAAGGATTAATTTTAAATTATAAAGAATTAACTAAATTTTTTTCTAATTTAATAAAAAAATATCCTATTATTTCTATAGAAGATGGATTAGATGAATCTGACTGGGAAGGATTTGCTTACCAAACAGAAAAATTAGGAAATAAAATTCAATTAGTTGGTGATGATTTATTTGTAACTAATAAAAAACTTCTAAAAAAAGGTATAAATCTTGGTATAGCTAATGCTATTTTAATAAAACTTAATCAAATAGGTTC from Enterobacteriaceae endosymbiont of Plateumaris pusilla encodes:
- the rpoZ gene encoding DNA-directed RNA polymerase subunit omega is translated as MARLTVENAIKKIGNRFDLILIAAKRARQIQIRGKSPLLSKENDKTTVLALREIEQGLINKEILNNYEQLENQEFHSLKIKPINIKY
- the gmk gene encoding guanylate kinase, which gives rise to MTTGNLFIISAPSGTGKSLLLQLLLKNNILKFNIKLSISYTTRMKRIGEINGKDYYFISKKKFKKMIINNEFLEYAKVFGNYYGTSKKNIDNFLKNNIDVFLNIDWQGAMQVRKKKTQVCSIFILPPSINELHRRLYIRGKDHIDIINQRMLQSKKEIYHFHEYDYLIINNHIHDAIFDLKNIIYAEHLKTKIQFNIYNKLIKKLLKE
- the pmbA gene encoding metalloprotease PmbA, which produces MEIFSTIIEERNILESKMLDFTILAKKEIKNFEITIKKIIGFNTHIRYGMIKISEFYKNESFFINVYKNYQKGYAETNNLSINNIKNTINYAVNLSNYTSYDICLGLPKYKLLISDNIDLNLFHISKINKTKCILLLKESEEIALNMDKRIITSNGGDFNSFAVIHIFANSLGILQSYISTYYSLYLSVIAKENNKMECNYSYSISRSIIDLYPAEKLGKDSAQKSLNKLGSCKIKTQKSPIIFSSEIAFSLFKHLAELINGYHIYQKLTFLFNSLNKMIFPEWLNIIEDPHVLKGLGSRPFDNEGVRTKKTMIVKNGILKKWLLNNYTANKLNIENNGHAGGIYNWYINSKNYINYNTLIKKMNKGLIVTELMSDGINSITGDYSRGVCGFWVENGKIKFPVSEITISSNLKKIWLSILEISNDIEKKNSIQCGSILISEMTISGF
- the ppa gene encoding inorganic diphosphatase, whose product is MNLNKVSSGNKVPDDINVIIEISSNSKPIKYEVDKKSGILFVNRFISTTMFYPCNYGYINNTLSLDGDPLDVLVPTQYPILPGSVIRCRPIGILNMTDESGEDIKIIAVPHKKISQEYNNINDINDLSIFLKKQITHFFKHYKDLEDGKWVKIDKWYNIDIAKKEILFSISRFKKKYL
- the eno gene encoding phosphopyruvate hydratase is translated as MSKIKKIIGREIIDSRGNPTVEAEVQLNNGSIGIASVPSGASIGSKEAVELRDNDKNRFLGKGVLKAINSINKYINKILINQDSLDQINIDNLMINLDGTEKKSILGANAILAVSLANARAASIFKKIPLYQYISDINGTSNDFTMPLPMINIINGGKHADNNLDIQEFMIQPVCAKNIKEAIQIGSEIFHHLYKVLKSYKLITSVGDEGGFAPNLNKNSDAFDIISEAIKNSGFILGKDITFAIDCAASELFHNKKYYLKGEGLILNYKELTKFFSNLIKKYPIISIEDGLDESDWEGFAYQTEKLGNKIQLVGDDLFVTNKKLLKKGINLGIANAILIKLNQIGSLSETLSTIKIAKEKGYKVIISHRSGETEDTFIADLSVGVNAGQIKTGSMSRSERTAKYNQLIRIEEKLNGLAPLASFKYI